One Mycolicibacterium goodii genomic region harbors:
- a CDS encoding MCE family protein, which yields MRNRKRIRLAVAAGTCVALTASGCAFQGVNSLPLPGAEGRGADSVVYHVEIANVATLEPNSPVMMNDVVVGSVRKLAVRDWHADVEFSVKPGVVVPANAVATIGQTSLLGSMHLAVNPPLGQVPQGRLAPGGTIPLNSASTYPTTEQTLSSLAAVVNGGGLGQIGEVIHNFSVALDGREADFRDLLTRLDNFVGTLDAQRDNIVSSIQSLNRLASTFAGQSEEITRALNKIPPAMDVLIQERPRFTTALQKLGTFGNTAHQLVNESQDDLVRNLRNLEPAIKALADVGPELAGVLEFAGHFPFTQSFIDRAIRGDYYNLFATIDLTIPRLKRSLMLGTRWEQEGAQLVPAPGDPYYLNYTYDPLKTGVETPGPASFPPPFADPPVPAAPVDQTTLPMPETPPGPPPAYAGPVLPVAPPAPLTLPGAPAPVTTPGDPTQIFAGPYGDQPNPPAASAQPTTGGGG from the coding sequence ATGAGGAACCGAAAGCGGATACGGCTCGCCGTCGCGGCCGGTACCTGCGTCGCGCTGACCGCGAGCGGGTGCGCATTCCAGGGCGTCAACTCATTGCCCCTGCCCGGTGCGGAGGGACGTGGGGCCGATTCGGTCGTGTACCACGTCGAGATCGCCAATGTCGCGACGCTCGAACCGAACTCACCGGTGATGATGAACGACGTCGTCGTCGGAAGCGTGCGCAAGCTGGCCGTGCGCGACTGGCATGCCGACGTCGAGTTCTCGGTGAAACCGGGCGTGGTGGTGCCTGCGAACGCGGTCGCGACCATCGGGCAGACCAGCCTGCTGGGCTCGATGCACCTGGCGGTCAACCCGCCGCTCGGCCAGGTGCCGCAAGGGCGTCTGGCACCAGGTGGGACGATTCCGCTGAACAGTGCGTCGACGTACCCGACGACCGAGCAGACGCTCTCGTCGTTGGCGGCCGTCGTCAACGGTGGCGGCCTCGGACAGATCGGCGAGGTGATCCACAACTTCAGCGTTGCGCTCGACGGGCGGGAGGCGGACTTCCGCGACCTGCTCACACGTCTCGACAACTTCGTGGGCACGCTCGACGCGCAGCGGGACAACATCGTGTCATCGATCCAGTCGCTGAACCGGCTCGCCTCGACGTTTGCCGGCCAGAGCGAAGAGATCACGCGGGCACTCAACAAGATTCCGCCCGCCATGGACGTGTTGATCCAGGAGCGGCCACGATTCACCACGGCACTGCAGAAGCTGGGAACGTTCGGCAATACCGCACATCAGTTGGTCAACGAATCCCAGGACGACCTGGTCCGCAACCTGCGCAACCTGGAGCCCGCGATCAAGGCACTCGCCGATGTCGGACCCGAGCTGGCGGGCGTGCTCGAATTCGCCGGGCACTTCCCGTTCACGCAGAGCTTCATCGACCGCGCGATCCGTGGTGACTACTACAACCTGTTCGCGACCATCGATCTGACCATCCCGCGGCTCAAGCGCAGCTTGATGCTCGGTACGCGGTGGGAACAGGAAGGCGCACAACTGGTTCCGGCGCCCGGTGATCCGTACTACCTCAACTACACGTACGATCCGCTCAAGACCGGCGTCGAGACGCCCGGGCCGGCCTCATTCCCGCCGCCGTTCGCGGATCCACCGGTACCCGCGGCGCCGGTCGACCAGACCACGCTTCCGATGCCAGAAACGCCGCCGGGGCCTCCGCCTGCCTACGCCGGACCGGTGCTGCCGGTGGCACCACCGGCGCCGCTCACGCTGCCCGGAGCGCCCGCACCGGTGACGACACCAGGAGATCCCACGCAGATCTTCGCGGGACCCTACGGCGACCAACCGAATCCGCCGGCGGCATCGGCCCAGCCCACGACAGGGGGTGGCGGATAA